CGCCCGCGCCGCAGCCGGCACCGAGCCCGGCGCCGGCGCAAACCGCAAGTCCGAGCCCAAGCGCCGCACCGATCCAGCAGGCGTCACCTCAGGCGGCGCCCTCCGCCAGTCCCACAGCGTCAGTGCCGGCGCCCGAAATGGTCTCGCTGCAGGGTGGCAGCTTCTCGATGGGGAGCAATGACGACCCCTCGGAACGGCCGATCCGCCGGGTGACGGTCAAGCCGTTCGCGATGGGCAAGTATCCGGTCAGTGTGCGGGAATGGAACGCCTGTGCGGCGGCCAAGGCCTGTAGCTTCATGGCCGGCGGCAAGGACGACGCTCCGGTCACCAATGTGAGCTGGAGCGATGCGAAGCAATATGTGGCCTGGCTCGCCGAGGCGACCAAGAAGGCCTACCGGCTGCCGAGCGAAGCCGAATGGGAATACGCGGCGCGTGGCGGCACGCAATCGAAATACTGGTGGGGCGACCAGATGCAATCGGGCAATGCCGGCTGCAAGGACTGCGGCGGCGACAGTGCCGCCGAGCAGCCGGTCAAGGTCGGCAGCTTCAAGGCTAATCCGTTCGGCCTTTACGATATGGGCGGCGGGGTCGATCAGTGGGTCGAGGATTGCTGGCACAGGAATTACCAGGGCGCCCCGGCCGACGGCGCGGTGTGGTCCGGCGGCGACTGCGCCTCGCATGTCATTCGTTCCGGCTCCTGGAAGAATGACGCGCGCTATGTCCGTCCGGCCAACCGGGACAATTACGACACCAATGTTCGCTACCCGACTCACGGTTTCCGGGTCGCGCTGTCTCCCTGAGGGATAGGCACGTTTGGAGGGGCTATGAAAAGTGCAGGCTTGATCGTGCTCGCTGCAGCACTGACGTTGCTCGCCGGTCCGGCCGGCGCGCAAAACAAGCCGGCCGGGAAAGACACCAAGCTGTATTTCATTTGGCCGCGCGACGGAGCCAAGGTCAAAAGCCCGTTCGCTTGCCGCTTCGGGCTGCGCAACATGGGCGTCACGCATGCCGGCGACGACTACCCGAACAGTGGCCATCACCATCTTCTGATCGATGTGGATGAGCCGCTCAATCCGAATGAGCCGATCCCGTCGGACAAGTCTCACCAGCACTTCGGTGCGGGCCAGACCGAGACGCAGCTCGACCTGGCGCCCGGCAAGCATACCCTGCAGCTGGTGCTGGGCGACGCCAAGCATTATCCATTCAACCCGCCGGTCGTCTCCGAAAAAATCACCATCCGGGTCAAATAGACCGACACGGATAGCTCCCTTGCGCGAACCGCCGCTTGCGCAAGGCGGCCTCGTGCGGTCTGTTGCGCGCCGCCGGGCAAAGACCCGGCGTGGAGGAAGTCCGATGTTGTCTCGACTGCTGCGTCTGGCTGGCCTCGTTCTGGGAGTGATTGTGATGGCCACGTCAGTTCATGCCGACGCCTTGAAGGATCAGATCGCGCCGACAGGAAAGCTCCGGGTCGCGATTGCGATCAGCCCGGCGGGCGGCGCGTTCTGGTCGACCAGGACCGCGAACGGCTATGCCGGCGTTCCCGTCGATCTCGGCCGCGAGATGGCGGCGCAGCTCGGCGTTTCCGTCGAATATGTCGTGCACCAGAATTCCGGACAGATCACCGACGCTGCGGCGAAGGGCAGCTGGGACGTCACGTTCCTGCCCAAGGATCCCGAACGCGAGACCAGGATGACGTTCGGGCCGATCTACGAGGTCGCCGACGCCACCTATATCGTCAGGCCGGGTTCCAAAATCACGAACTTCGCAACGCTCGACCAGGACGGCGTCAAGGTCGCCGCCGTCAACAACACCACGACCATGCGTGGCGCGATCGCGCATCTCAAGCATGCCAAGGTCACTGGCTATCAGACCTATGACGAGATCTTCCATCTGCTGGAGAACGGCGAGGTCGACGCCTTCGCGTTGTCGCGCGATCAGCTGATGGCGATGGCCAGGAAGATTCCGGGCACCTGCGTGCTGGACGAGACCTTCAAGCAGACGGTCACCGCGGTCGCGGTGCCGCTCGACCATCCGCTCGCCGCGGCGTTCGTCGGCAAGTTCATGACCGAGGCGATCGCCAACGGCACGCTGCGCAAGGCCTATGACAAT
This Bradyrhizobium sp. CCBAU 53421 DNA region includes the following protein-coding sequences:
- a CDS encoding SUMF1/EgtB/PvdO family nonheme iron enzyme, with amino-acid sequence MGEIRDFKSGRSQPDNTQPPGTSMPRRLAAIVAGDIAGYSRLMQLDEEGTHARVKRTLRDLIEPTIAEHHGKLVKTAGDGFIAMFDSPVEAVRCSIVIQQNMIGRNAAIARDHWIEYRIGVNLGDVIIEPDDIYGDGVNVASRLEGIAAPGDVFISGGIYEQIKHKMVCGYESLGDKKVKNITDPVRVYRVLPDAAAYQRTRRRRESILLTLLGLAVAIIAGGVLWYLLTQSRGKLAEVAQAPPASTPAPQPAPSPAPAQTASPSPSAAPIQQASPQAAPSASPTASVPAPEMVSLQGGSFSMGSNDDPSERPIRRVTVKPFAMGKYPVSVREWNACAAAKACSFMAGGKDDAPVTNVSWSDAKQYVAWLAEATKKAYRLPSEAEWEYAARGGTQSKYWWGDQMQSGNAGCKDCGGDSAAEQPVKVGSFKANPFGLYDMGGGVDQWVEDCWHRNYQGAPADGAVWSGGDCASHVIRSGSWKNDARYVRPANRDNYDTNVRYPTHGFRVALSP
- a CDS encoding DUF4399 domain-containing protein, with product MKSAGLIVLAAALTLLAGPAGAQNKPAGKDTKLYFIWPRDGAKVKSPFACRFGLRNMGVTHAGDDYPNSGHHHLLIDVDEPLNPNEPIPSDKSHQHFGAGQTETQLDLAPGKHTLQLVLGDAKHYPFNPPVVSEKITIRVK
- a CDS encoding transporter substrate-binding domain-containing protein; this translates as MATSVHADALKDQIAPTGKLRVAIAISPAGGAFWSTRTANGYAGVPVDLGREMAAQLGVSVEYVVHQNSGQITDAAAKGSWDVTFLPKDPERETRMTFGPIYEVADATYIVRPGSKITNFATLDQDGVKVAAVNNTTTMRGAIAHLKHAKVTGYQTYDEIFHLLENGEVDAFALSRDQLMAMARKIPGTCVLDETFKQTVTAVAVPLDHPLAAAFVGKFMTEAIANGTLRKAYDNNGLKDTPVRTEVK